The Festucalex cinctus isolate MCC-2025b chromosome 6, RoL_Fcin_1.0, whole genome shotgun sequence genomic sequence AAGCAGTTGAAAGAAGGCTCATGTCGTGCAATCTGGCCTGGTTTAAAAACTTACTTGTCGCTGCATGGGACTTCAGTCCAAGTAATCGCTGCCACCTTGTGGCCGAATGTGGCACAGCAAAGGCTGCAATCTGGACTCATCCGTGAAATCATGTCTTTTTGATTGCTTGTTGTATTTGTATAATAGTAGCGTAGGATGCAAAAACATATACCATGATTAAAGTTTTGCCAAAAAATATAATGGGAAGATTTTTGTCCAGTCAGTTAAatatcacttttattcatttgtgtTTCTTTAAATGTGGTGTAGCACAGTAATGTGAAGTGATttaaaactactactactactactactactaataataataataataagaagaagaagaagaataataataatagtaataataataataataataataataataataataataataatgttgtaaAAAGAAGACAGAGGCAGTCTTGACCAGGAAGTTAAATGACTTCTTTactttttatcctttttttttttttttgtcaattgcaCCTGTCAATTGCagggctttattattattattattgttgttattattattattattattattattattattattattattattattattattattgttattgttattaataataataataataataatattttattaattccatccttccattttcttggccactttttaattgattaattaattaatgtatttattcattcatttattacattttactgTATCTCATTGTGTTTTATTCAACTTCCGTTCATCCAAATTGTAAAGGTCTTGTATCTTGTCACATACAAAAAGTAGACCATTTATTACCTTATTGCATATTAATATGTGTCATAATTGTTACTTTCATATGGAGACTTTTGGATATATGAAAATGAAGTATATTAATTTATTCTCAGATTCTTTTGCCAACTGATTTCAACCTAACACAGTGAAATAATGCTGTGATCTAAACTGTATTGTGATGGAGTTTACATTTAACATTGTTTTCCCTTTCTCAAGACATGATGAGTAACCACAAAATTAGACAGTTCTAAATTTTTATTATGTGGATTTCAGTTTCAGTATGCAGTAGACATCAAGGTAGAAATGATTTCAGAGACCATTTATTTTTCAGGATGAGCAGGTTcaatatttgtaaaataataataataataataataataattctaataataataactaaaataaaacatatttgccAAATCTCAAACTTAGCCGTCCCTGTGCACTGTGGCCCTTTCCCCGTCCCTCAACACCTTCACCCGCCCCCTCCTCACCAGCCGGCTCGACCTCTTCGGGCTGGCCCTCACCCATGCGCTTGTTTTGTAGCGGGCGAGGCTCGCCTCCTCACCTGTCAGCCTCTGACGTGCCAAAGACAGGTCATCCCCGAGCCTGTCACGGTAGCCATGGCGACGGAAGAACGGTTCCACGGTTGCTAGGCGATGGGAGAGCTCTGTGATGCGCTGATGCAGCATGGAGACTTCTCTGAACAGGTCGTTGATGGTTTCGGATAGAGGACGCACCCTGCAGGACAGAAGGACGAGGTCCACTttggactttatttttattattatgacggtGAATGGTTGTCAGCTGTCTCTGtatgtgattgactggcaaacATTCCCAAGTGTGGGTCCAGGCCCCAACCCTGATGTGGACAAGCGatatacaaaatggatggatagatgatagATGGTTTGATTTTAGTGGGCAGAATCTGAGTTAGGCTAAAGTATAGTCATTGTCAGACATATTTCATTCAGAAATATGTGGCCATGTTTTAAGCCGGTTTTGATCACTTCCACAGCCGGCAAACGACTGTGAAATAACCAACATTGGGTCTAACCTGCCTCTGCGCAGATATGCTCCACACGCTCCGCCGGTTTTAGGCCGGACACAAAAATAGAGCCATCTTATCTAACATGCATttgtttggaatgtgggaggaaactg encodes the following:
- the LOC144021199 gene encoding uncharacterized protein LOC144021199; protein product: MNPHMLLMVLTVVVIATGAHSNNEENELAYGHWNYREGADRVNVTAVRSLTKVLDAWGKGIFKEIKTLLHSKPNTLLPDYSRVRPLSETINDLFREVSMLHQRITELSHRLATVEPFFRRHGYRDRLGDDLSLARQRLTGEEASLARYKTSAWVRASPKRSSRLVRRGRVKVLRDGERATVHRDG